One segment of Sulfobacillus thermosulfidooxidans DSM 9293 DNA contains the following:
- a CDS encoding M20 metallopeptidase family protein, with translation MIPDNILALAPEIIQWRRHLHAHPELGYEEYDTQQFILSTLRSMGHHPKVAGDTGVVVDIGTSGPMVLARADIDALPITEDSQVDYRSQREGAMHACGHDGHTAMLLGVARVLPYYLGKHSGRARLIFQPAEERHPGGALKMIRDGVLDGVVRVTGLHLQSELPAGKIGARLGVQSANSDRFDIVIEGKGGHGSAPHHTIDPIPVMAQMIMAMQTIVSRQISPTDAAVLTISAVKSGSAYNAIPSRAELKGTVRTFKTDVQDKVIERLRQIVENTAATFGAHAELQYRKGYPSVVNSQEEWKIFKAVVENFAGRDAWIDVDERMGGEDFAYYLQQRPGVFWNLGAHDPQYPYPHHHNQFNFAESVMPLGVWIMVQTILAFSAASLSLSDTQGQEAF, from the coding sequence ATGATCCCTGACAATATTCTGGCTTTAGCACCAGAAATAATTCAATGGCGCCGACATCTCCATGCCCATCCCGAATTAGGATATGAGGAGTATGACACCCAACAATTTATCCTTTCCACGTTACGATCGATGGGCCATCATCCTAAGGTTGCAGGAGATACCGGAGTGGTTGTCGATATTGGGACAAGTGGTCCGATGGTGTTGGCGCGAGCAGACATTGATGCGTTGCCGATCACCGAAGATTCCCAAGTAGATTACCGTTCACAGCGTGAGGGAGCCATGCATGCGTGTGGTCATGATGGACATACGGCCATGTTACTTGGGGTGGCGCGGGTTTTGCCCTACTACCTTGGTAAGCACTCCGGGCGGGCCCGCTTGATTTTTCAACCCGCCGAAGAACGGCATCCCGGTGGAGCTTTGAAGATGATTCGTGATGGCGTGCTGGATGGCGTGGTCCGCGTGACGGGACTACACTTACAGTCGGAACTTCCTGCTGGAAAAATTGGCGCTCGCCTTGGTGTACAGTCAGCAAACTCGGATCGCTTCGACATTGTCATTGAAGGGAAAGGCGGACATGGATCCGCGCCACACCATACCATTGATCCGATTCCGGTTATGGCGCAGATGATTATGGCTATGCAAACCATTGTGTCCCGTCAAATCAGTCCTACAGATGCTGCCGTGCTGACCATTAGTGCCGTAAAGAGCGGATCGGCATATAATGCCATCCCCAGTCGAGCAGAACTCAAAGGCACGGTACGCACGTTTAAGACAGATGTTCAAGACAAGGTCATCGAACGCCTTAGACAAATCGTAGAGAACACGGCCGCAACGTTTGGAGCCCATGCGGAACTACAGTACCGGAAAGGTTATCCGTCGGTAGTGAACAGCCAAGAGGAGTGGAAGATTTTTAAAGCTGTTGTCGAAAACTTTGCCGGGCGTGATGCCTGGATTGATGTCGACGAGCGCATGGGTGGGGAAGATTTTGCTTATTACCTACAACAACGGCCAGGAGTGTTTTGGAATTTAGGTGCGCATGATCCCCAGTATCCCTATCCCCATCATCATAACCAATTCAATTTTGCGGAATCGGTGATGCCCTTAGGCGTATGGATTATGGTGCAAACGATTTTAGCATTCAGTGCAGCATCCCTATCACTGAGTGATACGCAAGGGCAAGAAGCGTTTTGA
- a CDS encoding MFS transporter: MSTNTSHAAKNLKEKTVRSVARQSPLYFFIIVLVSAIPAFLEGFDTNLYSFGSPYIVQNVHGSSALLGEVGTGFALGIAIFSMVGGYLFDQFSVKYTVMGSVIIFAVFTVVTGFVTSPVELLLARLLVGVGIGIFQPAIIALLGDIFFETRGRAVSAFAVFFGGGLFVGPYLITPFLPHYQIPFIISGIASAVALVIFYGVIPKTYKKIEKRRIGFSGIFHRNVVILSLSIFLFGIALFGYLGYYSDYLLKGLNLAPSQAAEVASMGGLGGLICAFPLGYLADRFGRKYLVSAAAFLIMIGSLGMFLVAKQIGLLTVLTFSFGAGWGIYVDLVATMAQDSVDDAIAGTVTGWIFLVFNIGALLGGPLFALLLPHGFVVAGVVTLGLSSTVSLILTLFTKRIDQSNILSIE, from the coding sequence ATGTCTACGAACACGAGCCATGCCGCAAAGAATCTGAAAGAAAAAACTGTGCGTTCGGTCGCACGGCAAAGCCCATTGTATTTTTTTATTATCGTACTCGTTTCCGCCATTCCGGCATTTTTGGAAGGTTTTGATACGAATTTGTATTCCTTTGGTTCTCCGTATATTGTACAAAATGTCCATGGGTCTAGTGCGTTGTTAGGGGAGGTGGGAACAGGCTTTGCCCTGGGCATTGCCATCTTTAGTATGGTCGGAGGCTACTTGTTTGACCAATTCTCGGTAAAGTATACCGTAATGGGCTCGGTCATTATTTTCGCAGTGTTTACGGTGGTTACCGGATTTGTGACGAGCCCGGTGGAATTATTGCTCGCTCGTTTATTAGTAGGAGTCGGCATCGGCATTTTTCAACCTGCCATTATTGCTTTGCTTGGAGACATTTTCTTCGAAACCCGGGGCCGAGCTGTTTCCGCCTTCGCGGTATTTTTTGGTGGAGGGCTGTTCGTAGGACCGTATCTCATCACCCCGTTTTTACCCCACTACCAGATTCCCTTTATTATTTCAGGTATCGCTAGTGCTGTGGCCCTGGTGATCTTTTATGGGGTCATTCCTAAGACCTATAAAAAAATCGAAAAACGGCGGATTGGATTTTCTGGCATTTTTCACCGCAATGTGGTCATTTTATCCTTATCCATTTTTCTCTTTGGGATTGCCCTATTCGGCTATTTGGGCTATTACTCGGACTATCTCTTGAAAGGGCTAAATTTGGCTCCTAGTCAAGCGGCCGAAGTGGCTTCGATGGGAGGCTTAGGCGGGTTAATCTGTGCTTTCCCTTTAGGATACTTAGCCGACCGATTTGGTCGTAAGTATTTAGTGAGTGCCGCGGCATTTCTCATTATGATAGGGAGTTTAGGCATGTTTCTGGTCGCCAAACAGATTGGACTCTTAACGGTTTTGACATTTTCCTTTGGTGCTGGCTGGGGGATTTATGTCGATTTGGTTGCGACGATGGCCCAAGATTCGGTGGACGATGCTATTGCAGGCACGGTAACAGGTTGGATTTTTCTGGTCTTTAATATTGGAGCGTTATTAGGTGGCCCCTTATTTGCCTTATTGCTTCCTCACGGATTTGTTGTAGCAGGCGTCGTCACATTAGGATTATCCAGTACGGTCTCGTTGATTCTGACGTTATTTACAAAACGCATAGATCAAAGCAACATTCTAAGTATAGAGTAG
- a CDS encoding DUF1992 domain-containing protein → MKNKKLTSLRFHPFFPDFERPWHYVDELIIKAMKQGVFDNLPGKGMPQFIESSHHPEYWANKLLKDHGYLPEWVILGNDLDRFDEELQTIREQVLQGEPITPALRDHVNTLCTARQILLRLYNEKVPAPSLQRGPRTPDQFLPEE, encoded by the coding sequence GTGAAAAACAAAAAACTGACTTCTTTGCGGTTTCATCCGTTCTTCCCCGATTTTGAACGGCCGTGGCATTATGTTGACGAGCTCATTATTAAGGCGATGAAACAGGGTGTTTTCGACAACTTGCCAGGCAAAGGGATGCCCCAATTCATCGAATCTAGTCACCATCCCGAGTATTGGGCGAATAAGCTTCTTAAAGACCACGGATATCTTCCAGAATGGGTGATATTGGGAAATGATCTAGACCGTTTTGATGAGGAACTACAAACCATTCGCGAACAGGTTTTGCAAGGAGAACCCATCACACCCGCATTACGCGATCACGTGAACACATTATGTACTGCTCGGCAAATCTTACTCCGTCTATATAATGAGAAAGTTCCAGCGCCGTCGTTGCAACGAGGCCCCAGAACTCCTGATCAATTTTTGCCGGAAGAATAA
- a CDS encoding metal-dependent hydrolase family protein: MDYLLYNIRLVDVAQRQVRVEPWALVWDQDGIIRDSGPEQVVLLRYPRATRLDGKNSYVLPGLIDCHVHFSAAGHPSKWDDLTLSVPEMTARALVHAKRTLYAGITSVRDAGSPFGIGVGVRRAIEHGWHVGPHMRVAGTPFSITGGHADPANGFPPHIHWQGGAVVDSPDDARREARRQLRDGVDVLKFMASGGVMSTGDKSTERGLLVEEMAAAVAEAKNRGKKTMAHAQAQEGIENALKAGVDSIEHGFYLSDWAIEEMIKRDVTLVATLTAVQQIIDHGVESGIAPDSVEKAKVAQEAHQNSLLRAFRAGVRFAMGTDAGTPFNYHGDNAQEIRHLLDLGLNIWDALEAATIHGAELLDIPSGLIAPGYLADLILLPDNPIDHPPTLWTTSERRQVIKQGQLVKRLDSVDPVEPKEATV; encoded by the coding sequence GTGGATTATTTACTGTACAACATTCGGTTGGTTGATGTGGCTCAGCGTCAAGTGCGTGTTGAGCCTTGGGCTCTTGTATGGGATCAAGATGGTATTATCCGTGACAGTGGGCCCGAACAGGTTGTCCTTCTTCGTTATCCGCGCGCAACCCGGTTAGACGGAAAAAACTCCTATGTGTTACCGGGACTGATCGATTGTCATGTGCACTTTTCGGCAGCAGGCCATCCGAGTAAATGGGACGATTTGACTCTATCTGTTCCGGAAATGACGGCTCGCGCCCTGGTTCACGCCAAACGCACTCTATATGCCGGTATCACCAGTGTCCGCGACGCCGGCTCGCCTTTTGGGATCGGGGTTGGCGTCCGCCGGGCTATTGAGCACGGCTGGCATGTGGGACCCCATATGCGCGTGGCTGGAACGCCATTTTCCATCACTGGGGGGCATGCCGATCCCGCTAATGGATTTCCTCCGCACATACACTGGCAAGGAGGTGCTGTTGTCGATTCCCCGGATGATGCACGGCGAGAAGCCCGGCGACAGTTGCGTGATGGGGTTGATGTCTTGAAATTCATGGCATCTGGCGGCGTCATGTCAACAGGTGATAAAAGCACCGAACGAGGATTATTGGTAGAAGAAATGGCCGCGGCCGTCGCCGAGGCGAAAAATCGGGGAAAGAAAACAATGGCCCATGCCCAGGCCCAAGAAGGCATTGAAAATGCCCTCAAAGCCGGGGTTGATTCGATTGAACATGGATTCTATCTCTCAGATTGGGCGATTGAAGAAATGATCAAACGCGACGTCACGTTAGTTGCCACCTTAACCGCTGTACAGCAAATTATTGACCACGGTGTGGAATCGGGAATTGCCCCGGATTCCGTGGAAAAGGCCAAAGTCGCACAAGAAGCTCACCAAAATAGTTTGTTGCGGGCATTTCGTGCTGGGGTGCGTTTTGCCATGGGAACCGACGCGGGAACGCCCTTTAACTATCATGGAGACAATGCGCAAGAAATCCGTCATCTCTTAGATTTAGGCCTAAACATTTGGGATGCGTTGGAAGCTGCAACGATACACGGCGCCGAATTATTGGATATTCCTAGTGGGCTTATTGCACCCGGCTACTTGGCAGATCTGATTTTATTGCCTGATAACCCTATTGATCATCCCCCCACGTTATGGACAACAAGTGAGCGTCGGCAGGTGATCAAACAAGGTCAACTTGTGAAACGTTTGGATTCCGTAGATCCTGTAGAACCTAAGGAGGCTACAGTATGA
- a CDS encoding GNAT family N-acetyltransferase, whose amino-acid sequence MIIKEVCTPGEWQLFRELLEEYASTLDFSLEFQNFSTEITNLSCMYGRPYGVAILALENTAALGCVAYRQRAPKTCEMKRLFVRPAYRQQGVARQLISRMMTIAKNDGYNVMRLDTVPSMTAAIHLYLSLGFHDIPAYYSNPVFGARFMEITLNHQKHDG is encoded by the coding sequence ATGATTATCAAAGAAGTCTGTACACCAGGCGAATGGCAATTGTTCCGGGAACTTCTCGAAGAGTATGCCAGCACGCTAGATTTTTCTTTGGAATTCCAAAACTTTTCGACTGAAATTACCAATCTTTCCTGTATGTACGGCCGACCCTACGGCGTGGCCATATTAGCGCTGGAAAACACTGCTGCGTTAGGGTGCGTGGCTTATCGTCAGCGGGCGCCAAAGACTTGTGAAATGAAACGGCTCTTTGTACGCCCCGCATATCGCCAACAGGGCGTAGCCCGACAGTTAATTTCAAGAATGATGACCATCGCTAAGAATGACGGCTATAATGTGATGCGCCTTGATACCGTACCGTCTATGACAGCTGCCATTCATCTTTATCTCTCGTTGGGATTTCACGATATTCCGGCCTATTATTCTAATCCCGTTTTCGGCGCTCGGTTTATGGAAATCACGCTCAATCATCAGAAACATGACGGCTAA
- a CDS encoding S9 family peptidase, which translates to MNTKKLMPYGFWPSVLTPERMVELTKVFDVQWDQRGHDVVIFEKREGQSRLLRINPNYGFPRDLISTNPVVVRVNYGGGEYTVGSDAVFFVSRGRIYRKPLDDGLAEAVTKGNFQPASPTLSPNEEWICFVYNNKEEDGLAVVPAHPGPHKPVVLLTGYDFFMQPTWHPTGQQLAVIAWNHPSMPWDSPYLLLLDVSTDSQSLRLTQVTVLQGPDQGILFQPEFSPDGRYLAYVGEVDDLTQLFLYDLQTHQTRQLTHQNGELAMPAWRQGVRTIGWHHDSQHIYYIVNVEGKMNVWRTDIHGQNQVCLTADLPFDVYRQIAVSPKDNQIAMRAVSTTQPERIIVLHDDIDTPWHVIRYTTSNEIPQCYYARAQRLRWGHESHVRYGLYYPPTHPQYEDQGPPPMVVLLHGGPTGQAFMMFCAQAQFLATRGFAVLLVNHRGSTGYGKAYRESLRHQWGIYDVEDSISGVEYCIQEGLARRDAIYIMGASAGGLTVYNALIHYPGVFRAGITLYGVANLWTFSNETHKFERHYQDFLIGPLPEATAAYNDRSPVLHADKIQDPVAIFQGSQDPVVPLSQTLEMIAALKSHHVPVFYRVFEGEGHGWHSPKTVAQFYHDLEDFLHDSLKSPTD; encoded by the coding sequence ATGAATACGAAAAAACTCATGCCTTATGGTTTTTGGCCCAGTGTGTTAACCCCCGAACGGATGGTCGAATTGACGAAAGTTTTTGACGTACAGTGGGACCAAAGAGGCCATGATGTGGTGATATTTGAGAAACGAGAAGGACAGTCCCGTCTCCTTCGTATCAATCCCAATTATGGGTTCCCGCGCGATTTAATTAGTACCAATCCCGTGGTAGTCCGCGTAAATTACGGCGGTGGAGAATATACGGTCGGAAGCGATGCCGTATTTTTTGTTTCTAGAGGCCGCATTTACCGGAAACCCTTGGATGACGGATTAGCTGAAGCGGTAACCAAAGGCAATTTCCAACCAGCGTCGCCCACCTTATCACCCAATGAAGAGTGGATTTGCTTTGTATACAACAATAAAGAAGAAGATGGGTTAGCTGTGGTGCCTGCCCACCCAGGTCCCCATAAACCCGTTGTGCTATTAACGGGCTATGATTTCTTTATGCAACCTACGTGGCATCCCACCGGGCAGCAGCTAGCGGTCATAGCGTGGAATCACCCGTCCATGCCCTGGGATAGTCCGTACTTACTTTTGTTAGATGTTTCCACGGATTCACAAAGTCTTCGACTCACCCAAGTGACCGTACTGCAAGGGCCGGATCAGGGGATCTTGTTTCAGCCAGAATTCTCACCTGATGGCCGGTATTTGGCGTATGTCGGGGAAGTTGACGATCTCACCCAACTCTTCCTGTATGATTTACAAACCCATCAAACGCGCCAATTGACTCACCAAAATGGCGAATTGGCTATGCCCGCATGGCGTCAAGGAGTGCGAACCATCGGGTGGCATCACGATAGTCAGCACATCTATTACATCGTCAACGTGGAAGGCAAAATGAATGTGTGGCGCACCGATATTCATGGGCAAAATCAGGTTTGTCTCACCGCAGATTTACCGTTTGACGTTTACCGTCAAATCGCCGTCTCCCCTAAAGATAACCAGATTGCCATGCGCGCAGTCAGCACGACCCAGCCAGAGCGCATAATTGTTCTTCATGACGATATAGACACGCCCTGGCATGTCATTCGCTACACGACATCCAATGAAATTCCACAGTGTTATTATGCGCGTGCGCAAAGACTGAGATGGGGTCACGAATCTCATGTGCGATATGGCCTGTATTATCCGCCAACCCATCCTCAGTACGAAGATCAGGGTCCGCCGCCCATGGTTGTGCTATTACATGGCGGACCTACCGGCCAAGCCTTTATGATGTTTTGTGCCCAAGCTCAGTTTTTAGCCACGCGCGGTTTTGCCGTATTATTAGTCAATCACCGAGGCAGCACGGGCTACGGCAAAGCATACCGTGAAAGTTTGCGTCATCAATGGGGAATTTATGATGTGGAAGATAGCATTTCCGGGGTCGAGTACTGTATCCAGGAAGGATTGGCGCGCCGTGATGCCATTTATATTATGGGTGCCAGTGCAGGCGGTCTCACAGTGTATAATGCCTTAATTCATTATCCCGGAGTATTTCGGGCGGGAATCACTCTTTACGGGGTCGCCAATCTCTGGACTTTTTCCAATGAAACACACAAATTTGAACGGCATTATCAAGACTTTTTAATTGGCCCATTGCCGGAAGCCACCGCTGCCTACAATGACCGCTCCCCTGTGCTTCATGCCGATAAAATTCAAGATCCGGTGGCGATTTTCCAGGGCAGCCAGGATCCAGTTGTGCCACTATCTCAAACTTTGGAAATGATTGCGGCTTTGAAGTCGCATCATGTTCCGGTATTTTACCGTGTCTTTGAAGGCGAGGGTCATGGATGGCATAGTCCAAAAACCGTCGCACAGTTTTATCACGATCTTGAAGATTTTTTGCATGATTCGCTAAAATCCCCAACCGATTAA
- a CDS encoding PQQ-binding-like beta-propeller repeat protein has translation MKSLRLLALGIVGTSVLAGCGLFAGQPGWPTVADTQIGALDWTSYGLGGTHNAVIAPQSHFTANWIRQFSQPLMQPAVVRGTVYVGGIGQNPAVYALDAKTGATIWKTPVNNQIMTTPIVVHGEVFVGSGNHNYPISHVPQYGTDIIRGNGANAIYALSAKTGQIIWERKTAGENMPTFVYKNNTLYIANGSDEVLALNATTGQTIWRLPIGSYVSMSSPELSGNLLYFGGAHPFAMYAVNIQTHKIQWMHPFSHPLGGSDDVSPAVYGNSVYADVVVARNGQPHEIFYAFNAQNGHIEWEFDEGTGPIPEGPHGGPRDETVAPLVYNNTVYVGSPLNNVLYALNAQTGQLLWKDHLTGTLMQSPIAYNGVLYVGDTTGKFWAINASTGKQLGYRQFKGPFMPSSPVLVGQTIFTGTRLGQFMAIPLSSIR, from the coding sequence ATGAAGTCTCTACGCTTATTGGCTCTAGGTATTGTGGGTACAAGCGTATTAGCTGGGTGTGGACTTTTTGCCGGACAACCCGGATGGCCCACGGTGGCAGATACCCAAATTGGAGCATTAGACTGGACAAGTTATGGACTGGGCGGCACACATAATGCCGTTATCGCACCCCAAAGTCATTTCACCGCCAATTGGATTCGACAGTTCTCTCAACCCTTAATGCAACCGGCCGTCGTGCGGGGAACGGTATATGTTGGCGGGATCGGCCAAAATCCCGCGGTGTATGCTCTAGATGCGAAAACAGGGGCAACCATCTGGAAAACACCGGTCAATAATCAAATTATGACCACCCCTATTGTCGTTCATGGCGAAGTCTTCGTGGGCTCAGGTAATCATAATTATCCGATTAGTCATGTTCCCCAATATGGCACGGATATTATCCGCGGCAATGGTGCCAATGCGATCTATGCGCTCAGCGCAAAAACTGGACAAATCATTTGGGAACGCAAGACCGCTGGCGAAAATATGCCAACCTTTGTCTATAAAAACAATACGTTATATATCGCCAACGGAAGCGATGAAGTATTGGCCTTAAATGCCACCACTGGCCAAACCATATGGCGATTACCCATCGGGTCTTATGTCAGCATGTCCTCTCCTGAATTGTCGGGCAATCTCTTGTATTTCGGCGGAGCGCATCCTTTTGCGATGTATGCCGTGAACATTCAAACGCACAAAATTCAATGGATGCATCCTTTTTCTCACCCGCTAGGAGGGTCCGATGATGTCTCGCCTGCCGTATACGGGAACAGCGTTTATGCGGATGTGGTCGTAGCCCGAAATGGACAACCTCACGAAATTTTTTACGCCTTTAATGCGCAAAACGGTCATATCGAGTGGGAATTTGATGAAGGAACCGGTCCTATTCCTGAGGGACCTCATGGCGGTCCCCGAGATGAAACAGTGGCACCTTTGGTCTATAACAATACCGTCTATGTTGGCAGTCCGCTCAATAACGTCCTCTACGCCTTGAATGCGCAAACAGGGCAGTTGTTGTGGAAAGATCATTTGACCGGAACTCTGATGCAGTCTCCGATTGCCTACAATGGCGTGCTCTATGTGGGCGATACCACCGGTAAATTTTGGGCAATTAATGCCTCGACGGGAAAACAATTAGGCTATCGGCAGTTTAAAGGGCCTTTTATGCCTTCGAGTCCGGTCTTAGTCGGTCAAACGATTTTTACAGGCACCCGTTTAGGTCAGTTCATGGCCATTCCGTTATCATCCATCCGATAA
- a CDS encoding c-type cytochrome: MRKIPGILIVILLVSGCGAAVSSPHTKLYTYQPQLIAHGQKIFEQTCAPCHGQNGQGITGPALWGPNSAAAGFTHFSDLASFIQINMPQDNPGSLSPSSAQSVASFIWHQNHRT, from the coding sequence ATGCGCAAGATACCGGGAATCCTGATTGTCATCCTGCTGGTCAGTGGCTGTGGAGCAGCTGTATCGTCGCCGCATACGAAGCTTTACACATATCAACCGCAGTTGATAGCTCATGGCCAGAAAATCTTTGAACAAACCTGTGCACCCTGCCATGGACAAAATGGACAAGGGATTACAGGTCCGGCTTTGTGGGGCCCCAATTCGGCAGCAGCGGGCTTTACCCACTTTTCCGATCTGGCCTCATTTATCCAAATAAATATGCCCCAGGATAATCCAGGCTCGTTATCGCCCAGCAGCGCTCAAAGTGTCGCATCTTTCATTTGGCACCAAAATCACCGAACATGA